A part of Rhodamnia argentea isolate NSW1041297 chromosome 8, ASM2092103v1, whole genome shotgun sequence genomic DNA contains:
- the LOC115735239 gene encoding NAC domain-containing protein 90-like — translation MEESPTGFRFYPTEEELISFYLHNQLCGLKQDKLHRVIPVLDIFDTEPWNLPQVAGELCREDREQWFFFAPMQEREARGGRPSRSMATGYWKATGSTSYVYSSENKVIGVKKSMVFYVGKAPTGRKTPWKLNEYRAIELSPSNPNSTGSNGSIPKLKREFTLCRVYVVSGSSRAFDRRPPEAVAGETAIQVSDGAASSGGRASSGGCGDGDASLSGVVAGNAGSSSQLEMASLEEPIWDWEQLDWL, via the exons ATGGAGGAGTCTCCGACAGGTTTCAGGTTCTATCCAACTGAGGAAGAGCTCATTTCCTTCTACTTGCACAACCAGCTTTGCGGCCTTAAGCAGGACAAGCTTCACCGTGTCATCCCGGTGCTCGACATTTTCGACACTGAGCCATGGAATCTCCCAC AGGTTGCGGGAGAGCTGTGCAGAGAAGACAGAGAGCAGTGGTTCTTCTTTGCGCCCATGCAGGAGAGGGAGGCCAGAGGAGGGCGGCCCAGCCGGAGCATGGCCACCGGCTACTGGAAGGCCACCGGGTCTACCAGTTATGTTTACTCGTCTGAAAACAAGGTAATCGGCGTAAAGAAGTCAATGGTTTTCTACGTGGGAAAAGCTCCCACAGGAAGAAAGACCCCTTGGAAATTGAACGAGTACAGGGCCATTGAACTCTCGCCGAGCAATCCTAATTCCACGGGCAGTAATGGCTCCATTCCAAAG CTGAAGCGTGAATTCACATTATGCCGAGTGTATGTGGTGTCTGGGAGCTCTCGAGCATTTGATCGCCGGCCACCGGAAGCAGTTGCTGGAGAGACAGCAATCCAGGTTAGCGACGGTGCTGCTAGCAGCGGAGGCAGAGCCAGTAGCGGAGGCTGTGGAGATGGAGATGCATCATTGTCAGGAGTAGTGGCAGGCAATGCAGGAAGTTCCAGTCAATTGGAGATGGCAAGTTTGGAAGAACCAATTTGGGATTGGGAGCAACTGGATTGGCTCTAA